A window of Castanea sativa cultivar Marrone di Chiusa Pesio chromosome 1, ASM4071231v1 contains these coding sequences:
- the LOC142640624 gene encoding magnesium transporter MRS2-4 has translation MGKKAATSSLRSRRLKKQPGWSPPPPPPQIGGGAASPPNNCSLVGKGKKKTGGARLWMRLDQSGRHELMELEKNAIIRRTSIPARDLRILGPVFSHSSSILAREKAMVVNLEFIKAIVTAEEVLLVDPLRQEVLPFVEQLRQQLPCKSPFHGAGHEDEQDNEMRVSTGRQWLPVPEATEGLQCELPFEFQVLEIALEVVCTYLDSSVADLERNAYPVLDELARNVSTKNLEHVRSLKSNLTRLLARVQKVRDEIEHLLDDNEDMAHLYLTRKWIQNQPPEALLGAAASNSIVTASPHPHLRRLGSARSGSLVTSNFHDDNDVEDLEMLLEAYFMQLDGTRNKILSVREYIGDTEDYVNIQLDNQRNELIQLQLTLTIASFAIAIETLIAGWFGMNIPFPLYNVNGVFWYFAGGITVLCIFIFLFVLGYARWKKLLGS, from the exons ATGGGGAAGAAGGCGGCCACATCATCGCTGAGGTCCCGGCGCTTGAAGAAGCAGCCAGGGTGgtcgccgccgccgccgccgccgcagATCGGAGGAGGAGCCGCCTCGCCTCCAAACAATTGTAGTTTGGTTggaaaagggaagaagaagaccGGTGGAGCTCGGCTATGGATGAGGCTGGACCAGAGTGGGCGGCACGAGCTGATGGAGTTGGAAAAAAACGCTATCATTCGTCGCACTTCTATTCCCGCTAGGGATTTGAGAATCCTTGGCCCTGTTTTCTCTCACTCCTCCAGTATCCTTG CAAGGGAGAAAGCGATGGTTGTCAATTTGGAGTTTATAAAGGCCATAGTTACGGCCGAAGAAGTGCTGTTGGTTGATCCTCTCCGTCAGGAGGTTCTTCCATTTGTGGAGCAGCTAAGGCAACAACTTCCTTGTAAAAGCCCATTCCATGGAGCTGGCCATGAAGATGAACAAGATAACGAAATGCGTGTTTCAACAGGGAGACAATGGTTGCCCGTTCCAGAAGCAACTGAAGGTCTGCAGTGTGAGCTTCCCTTCGAGTTTCAGGTTCTGGAGATTGCATTAGAGGTTGTCTGTACATATCTGGATTCCAGTGTGGCTGACCTCGAGAGAAATGCTTACCCTGTGTTGGATGAACTGGCCAGGAATGTTAGCACCAAGAATCTTGAACATGTGAGAAGTTTGAAAAGCAATCTTACCCGGCTGCTTGCACGTGTGCAAAAG GTAAGGGATGAAATCGAACATCTATTAGATGACAATGAAGATATGGCACATTTATATCTCACAAGGAAGTGGATCCAGAATCAGCCACCTGAGGCTTTATTGGGAGCTGCTGCTTCAAATAGCATAGTTACCGCTTCTCCCCATCCCCATCTCCGCCGACTTGGTTCTGCCAGGAGCGGAAGTTTGGTGACTAGCAACTTTCATGATGATAATGATGTAGAGGATCTAGAGATGTTGCTTGAAGCCTATTTTATGCAGCTGGATGGAACTCGTAACAAGATATTGTCT GTTCGGGAGTATATTGGTGACACAGAAGACTATGTTAACATCCAACTTGACAACCAGCGAAACGAACTTATTCAACTGCAGTTGACGTTGACCATTGCATCATTTGCTATTGCTATTGAAACCTTGATAGCAGGATGGTTTGGGATGAACATCCCTTTTCCATTGTACAATGTGaatggggtattttggtactTTGCTGGTGGTATTACAGTattatgtatatttattttCCTGTTTGTCTTAGGATATGCCAGATGGAAGAAGCTGCTTGGTTCATAA
- the LOC142618456 gene encoding uncharacterized protein At4g06598, with translation MANSKGSSNIRNLIYSGKHALLPPKSPFPVVSPSYVDYVPGPAVGPKAAQKTREGHAHHQRTSSESQLIEEQPSWLDDLLNEPETPVRRGGHRRSSSDSFAYIDVANASNFDYAAQDDFKYKNMVSVPSWGSQDFDLHKDVQHASFYADVHLAKQKNRAWDSSLNSVANPSSRSVKDNTVHQSSGSPCSPHEADVVSCTASEKQDQVESCPQDLKATSDRRDSNAKPSASETDTKRAKQQFAQRSRVRKLQYIAELERNVQALQAKGSEASAELEFLNQQNLILSMENKALKQRLDNLAQEQLIKYLEQEVLEREIGRLRTLYQQQQQPQQQPSSSHRRSKSRDLDSQFANLSLKHKDANSGRDPVTGPLRI, from the exons ATGGCAAATTCCAAGGGGTCATCAAACATCAGAAATTTGATCTACTCAGGAAAACATGCTTTGCTTCCTCCTAAAAGTCCATTTCCTGTTGTTTCCCCCTCATATGTTGATTATGTCCCGGGTCCTGCTGTTGGACCAAAAGCTGCTCAGAAGACTAGAGAGGGACATGCACACCACCAACGAACTTCCTCTGAGAGCCAGCTCATAGAGGAGCAACCTTCTTGGCTTGATGATCTTCTTAATGAACCAGAGACACCTGTACGCAGAGGAGGTCATAGGCGTTCATCAAGTGATTCCTTTGCTTACATAGATGTAGCAAATGCTTCTAACTTTGATTATGCGGCTCAGGAtgatttcaaatataaaaatatggtGTCTGTACCTTCTTGGGGATCTCAAGACTTTGATCTTCACAAAGATGTGCAGCATGCTTCATTCTATGCAGATGTCCACTTGGCAAAGCAGAAGAATAGGGCATGGGATTCATCTTTGAATTCTGTGGCTAACCCAAGCAGCCGTTCTGTCAAGGATAACACTGTTCATCAGAGTTCAGGATCACCATGCTCACCACATGAAGCTGATGTGGTTTCATGTACTGCAAGCGAAAAGCAAGATCAAGTCGAATCATGTCCACAAGATCTAAAAGCTACTTCTGATAGAAGGGATTCAAATGCTAAGCCTTCTGCTTCTGAGACAGATACAAAACGCGCTAAACA GCAATTTGCTCAACGCTCACGGGTTCGGAAGCTTCAATACATTGCTGAGCTTGAAAGGAATGTGCAAGCTCTACAGGCAA AAGGGTCTGAAGCTTCAGCTGAACTTGAATTTCTCAACCAGCAGAATCTTATTTTGAGCATGGAGAACAAAGCCCTTAAGCAGCGATTAGATAATTTAGCCCAGGAGCAGCTTATCAAATACT TGGAGCAAGAAGTATTGGAGAGGGAGATTGGGAGGCTACGAACCTTGTatcagcagcagcaacagccaCAACAGCAGCCATCTTCTAGCCATCGACGCTCTAAAAGCAGGGACCTAGACTCCCAATTTGCTAATCTCTCTTTGAAACACAAGGATGCCAATTCAGGCCGTGATCCTGTGACTGGTCCACTCCGCATTTAG